The window GCTTGTTTATGTTCATTaataatgaatttgttttcttgttcaTCCAGTTTCCAATTAGGTGGAGTTTAGTCTGATGATATCATTTTGACCTCTCATTTTGCATCTTTGCTGATGCTGATTTCATGCTTGAACAATGAATATTTATGGCGGCAAACTGGCAGTTGTAGGGAAAGCCTTGTGCTAGCAGGGTGGACAATTGATTTGGTGAAACAGActctttttttctatgttaaaaTAGGACTGTAAGAGAAGTTCTAGTACGGAAGTTGTCATCCACAGGCCACTGGTATTACATTACTACATGAAACGCATGATGGCATTCGTAGCCACAATTTTAAAGATTCAAGACTTTCGATCCAGCCTCGAGACCAAAGTCTGCGTATCTATACGAGTTGAGTTCGTTGCATCAGTACTTCGTCTATGCTTgaatttttccataaaaaataaggttAAGATACTTTGCATAAACTCAACAGTTCTGCTCCTGCACAAGCCCCCTCCCTCTGAGGATGTTGTTAAAAAATTGTAAGACGGTTGCTTACCTAAGCTGCCTTTCAATTCTCAAAGGTTAAAGTATTTCACGAACAGAGAACAATATTTATTACTGGGAAGCCATTACTTTCAGGACTACAAGACCAGACCTAGGGTCGATGTTAACCCAATTCCCGGAAACAATATTGTTTCAGGTTTTTTTCATCCACTTGAGAAACATTGAGTGCTGGTTGATCTGCGAAATATAAAACGTTAAAGAACCATGATGTTGGAAGCCTGGAATGAAAAATAACCAATATCCCACTCTTGGTGCTAGTACAATACATGCAACCGTattaaaaaatggaagaaaagaaggggggggggggggggggaataagaaagaaaagaagtgaaaattttcaaaatcctCTACAAACGAGAAATCGGTTTAAATCAATATCTACCAGCAGCTTAACGCTACCATAACCATAAATGGCTCTGGACAAAGGGTGGATTACATACAGCTCCTGGATCAGAAAGCGGTCTGACCTGTATTTGGATAGATGCCAGAGAAGTTGGGTATCTTATCGACATGTTTCAGGGCACGCTCAGCAATCTGCCGTGTCCGATAGTCAGCATGCTGGAAGGCATCAACAAGTGCAGTACTCACGTTTGGATCTCCAGAAACGTCATATGCTATGTCATCAGTTCGTAAAAGTCTCTCAGCAGCCCAAACTGCCCTCCTTCTCAGATTCTCTGTCCGTTTCTCCAGCAAAACATCAAGTATAGGTCTAACTCCCTCTGCCTCACACAGCACCGCCACCCCTTGTTCAATGTCAACCCCATCATCCAACAAAGTAGAGATTGCTGCAAGTGCTGCCTCAACCACTTTCTCATTTGTGTGATCTAAAAGAGCTACCAGATTCTCAACAGCCTGTCCTTCCAGAAGACAGAATGTTTCTTTTAGGGAACATGTTCCTCCGTGGAGCCGGCACGATCCAGTTATGACAGGCTGTTTGCTAAAACACGAAAAGATTGAGGCACATAAATTAGGAGGCGGCAACTCAGGCAATCTTGTTAAGTTTTTGGACTCTTGAGCCAAGTTCTCTAATGCCATGGCAGAGACCATCTGTACATTGTCGAGTCCGTTGGACTGAAGCAGTTGGATGAAAAGAGCTGCGAGATTGTACTCACGGGCGAGCTTAATGGCATCTGGTTCATCAGCCAACACAAATGTGACCCTTGATAGAACCCGTACTAGTCCTTCAAAAAATGGTGTCATAAAGCGGGCACTCCTAATCTCACCCTGTTGGATCTTTACCACTCTGGAGATGATTAGTGGAAAGGAGCTTTCATCTAGCATCTGCCGAGTGAGGCCCAGATCTCTCTCTGGGAGCTCAGCTAAAAGGCCAATAGCAGCTGCCTGCTCTTCTGTGATTCCTATGTTTTCTGCTACAACTTTGAAAAGGCTTCCTAGCTGGCCCACCACGCCACAGAGAGCATCAGCTAATTCCTGGCCCATATGTGGAGAGACTTTCTGGAGAAGTTTTATGGAAGCTACACGCAAATCCCTCTGGGGAGCCTCAATAAACTGAACCAAACTGTTGATAGCTCCTGAGCTTTTAATGGCAGCAACAACATTTAAAACAGTAGATGAAGAACTAGTCAGCCCAACAAGAACCTGCAAAAGTTTGCACTCAATAGCTGGACCAGTGTTGCTAATTAGATGGAGGAGGTTATGCACCATGTCTTCTGAAACAAGAGAGTGATGGTCAGGTCCAACAGGAATCAGATCAAAGTCATCGCCTGAGTTTACAACATTGGCGAGAATTGTTGCCGCGACCTCTTTGAGACGCATGGGAAGCTGATTGGTGCCGACTGTGAAGAGATCTTTGACAAGAGGAGGAAGAATTCCGGCCTCAATCAAAACCTTGGCACTTGCCTCGTGAAAAGAAATTTGATTCAAAGCTTTTAAGGCAGCTTCTCTTGACTGCATATTACCACTTCTCATAATATTGATTAGAGATGAACCAACAGTTCTTGCAACAAGGACTTTCACGTCATTGTTCATGACCAGCTCACCCAGGTATGAAGCCATAGACAGTTTAGTTTCTGGTGGGCCTGCAGCATTTCCATTCTGGTTACATTAATCAATGCAACATGGCATTTGTATATGATCAGATGAATGCATCTGGGTCTAACCATCGACGATACCACAATTTAGAGTACATACGCCTGACACCAACTTTTTTAAATACCAAGTTGAATTTTGCAATTTCTATGGCTTTTACAACCTCCAgattacaatttttaaaaaagatcgtACAGGTGCATAAGCTAAGGACCCCCCTAATACTtgcatgaaattcaaaaatcattgaAACATTGAGCTCCGAGGACGtaccttcaagaatttgattcAGAAGAGGTCGCAGTCTGCCATTTTCAGCCATCTGCCGTACATTGTTTTCACATTTCTCCAGATTTCCCAGTGTTTTATCAGCTTTCTCAACAGTTGAAAGATTTTCTGATTTGCTGCTTATCATTCCAACCAGTATGAGAATTGCTCCATTGACTGAACCAATCTTCTCGCACAAGGCTTCGGATTTTGAGAGCTCAAGCAACAATGAGACAGCTTCCTCCCTTTCTATGGATTGCTCATGAGACAAAAACTTAACTATTGTCCGCACGTTGTCACCCTCAGCCAGTATTGCCTGCAAAACAAGGAAGATTCGGTTATCAGGAGACAGACAACGCATAACTCTGGTGATGTCATGGAAGCTATACCGCAACACATAACTCTGGTGATGTCATCAAAGCTATACAGAAATAACAAGCAAACCTGGCACGACCTTATTATCAGCATCATCCTCGACCACAATCTGAAGCGTTTCCAAAGCTTTGCACCGGACTCTACGACTGGTACTCTTCAACATTTCAACAACCATAGGTATTAAATCAGCATTGCGCACAGCATTCTTATTCGACCGGCTCTTATGACACATGTATTGTATATACGTCAAAGAATGCAAAACATCACTCTCTGGACTGCCTGGGTTTAGAGATCTCCTTGCCGTATCAAGTTGAACAGCTTCATTCCTAGCAGTCCACTCTTCAATGGTGTTCCGCAAAGCCATGCTGGGGTTTAGTTCTGTGCTTCTCAATTCTTTTTGTGTCAAAGGGCAAACCAACTTCCTTCCACTCTCCCTGCATTCCTTGAACCACTTCTCTATCGCTTCGCGTTCAAAAGTGTGACCATTTTCTAAGGTGACAGGATCACTCATAACTTGCTTTGTTAAAGGGCAAACAAATGCATCGTAAATAGGCTCTACATGGAGTCTCTCAAACTGATAACTTTCATCCGATTGGCTACCATGACCATAACTTCCATCCCAGCTTTCAGCCATCTGATGTAAATAGCAATCACCAAACTTAGTTTTGCCCATAGCCATATCATTCCATCAACAAAGCAGTAGTAAAAGCACATCGAGAAGATTAAATTGGCCCAATTCCAAGAAAAAAGGCATCAAGcacaataaagaaagaaagcaagcaaGCATTCCAAGTAACCTTTTCCTTCCAATCTAGTGATAACAGTTGAACAAGCAAAGCGTTGAAGAGCTGCCTACACAAAGCAAAAACTAACCTTTCCCTTCCAATTTAGTGATAAATGAATGGAAAGTTACCAATTCTAATTCTCCAAATTTCCTCAATTATCTATCCTAGCAGCTAACACTTGcagcaaaaagaagaaagacaagGGGAAACAGAGAATACATCAAGAAGTACAGTAGCTGAGATGGGCAATAAAAAGGTCTACTGGAATCACCAAAACTCTTAATTGATAAtccaaacaaattaattgaattaaaaaattcatacagcCATACCTATCCGCCGTTAATTATCAAAAGGTCTCCAATTTAACAGCTATTCCAAAAACCCTTTTCCCTCCTTGTTGTTTGCAATTCAACTAGTAGCTCGAGAAGAATTGGACAATCCATAAGGGCAGGTTGCTTcaacttcaattatttttcttcttttatcttatTCGAAATGGGAAAATAATATTGGTACCAAACAGAgaggagggagagggagagggagaggaagtaaaaaaaaaatatttttttctttctttatttattattttgaaattgaatagTATGGTAGTAGAAGAAAGGAGAAGGCAACAAGGAGAACCAAACAAGAAATGAGTGAAAACGATCATGAGGCATAAAAGTAGAGAAGGTTGACCAAAACGAAAGagtcttcatttttatttattttttaacttttagttGACGAAAGGGAGAGAGGTTTTGAGTTTTAATTATGAAGATTAACCTTAACAAGAAGGGTGGAAGTGGATCCCATGTGACTAGTGTCCGAAAACAGGCTGGATTTCAAGGTTTCTTGCCTGTTTATTGTTTGTTGAACCCATATGATTAGAGGAGGGAACCTAAGCAACCACCTTAACTACAACTTGTGTTAATTAAGCAATAAGAGGGAATTTTGAAAActcgttggttttttttttcccagcgCTTGGACCAAGTAGAGATAGAACTTTCTTGCACTCTAGCAACCACCAGTAGCAGCAGCGGTCTGCTTTTTCCATCCCAACCGGTCAGCAAACTTCTTTAGTGGATTGCAATTATGATGCAAAAAAGATAACGGGAGAGCACTGTCTTTGATCCTGTTCTTCCCCTTTCCATGGACTCGTAAACAAGAAACATGCTTCGTTGGTGTACACAAAATCCATAAAGCTTGTGAGCAGTTTCACCTCATTCTTGAAACTCTTGTTAAAACCAGGCTCCTCTGCCTCTCGATGATGAAGTTTCTTCAAGGCAACTACTTGTGCACTTGGAAGTTTTGCCTTGTAGACACTCCCATAACCAGTGGATCCGATACAATATTTGAGGTCAAGGTCCTCCGTCGCTGCAATGATGTCTTCGTATGGAAAATAAGTCTTCATTTCTAAAGATGTTGGCTCCACTTGGGTGGTCTTAACCTTACATCGAGACAGAGAATAACATCtgagaaaaaagagagtgaaATGGTGATGATGGTAAGAAATATTTTGATGGAATGAGTATTTCTCTTGGATTTTGAAGGTAAGCAGTATGAGAAATCAGGGTGTAAATTGACAGAGTAAATAGGTCAAATGATATAGATGGGAAGGCATCTTTCCACTTAAATTACTCTGTAGCTCAAACCCAGGaagtttaaattattacaaTCTTCCAAAGATGATAGGATGGACCCATTGATGTAGTTGCGAGAAAGGTCTAGAGCTGTCAACTTGCTTAAAATGGCCAGTATAGTAGGAATCGAGCCACTGATAATGTTTAAACCAAGAACAAATCTGCCAAATGACAAAGTGCCAAGTGAATGTGTTTTGGACCAATGAAGATGCTTTGGGACAAGTTCAAAGACCAGATTCTTAAGATTGCAAAGTTCTGGAGGGATGGAAGtgaagaaatgattgaaagaaaaatcaagatcaACTAATTGGCCGAGGTTTCCAAGTGAAGACTGTAACTCACATGTTAGATTATTCGAGGACAGGTTGAGGTACCTGAGTTTTGGAAGGAAAGAAATTTGAGGTGAGATGCTCCAAATGAGCTCATGGTTTAAGAATTAAGAAAAGTTCATCTTCCCAAACTTATTTCCCATCTTGAGGAACTCTGAATTTGGAGAAATGTCAATGATGCTTCCAGCCTGATTGCAAGCTATACTAAGCCACCTGCAACAACGTGAAGTGAGATCGCTGTAGTGACTCCACCATCCACTCTCAAGCAAAGCCAAGCCTTCTGATGCTAGTAAGGGTTAGCCAAGTGCAGCCACGAGACACCAGTAGCAGAAACAACAATACAGGACATGAAAAATGCGATGCTTCCAATTGGAACAAGTTTTGGATAGATGAACGCAACGTTTGTGTTTAATGCTTGTCTTCAATAATAATGCAAAATTCATGAATGATGTGCTTGGCTATTCTCATAGGCTATTCCCAAGTCAAGTTCGTCTGGTTTTTCTAGTGTATTTTTCTTACTGTCTTTCCAAACCAAAGGTGATGCACGGGCCCATGCGTACACTGCAGGACTTTGAATTCTATGGTGTCCAATACGTAAGGCTTAAGCTTCAGATTGACTAGCTCTTTTCttccacaaagaaaaaaagtttcacCAATAGTGGAATTACTTGTAATCGAGTTAAGATTGTCAGTGCAGGGAGACTTGAGAAACTTCTTGTAATCGAGTCAAGATTGTCAGTGTAGGGAGACTTGAAAAACTTGGCCTTGAGCTTGCACCCACACATGGGTTACTGACCTTGGAAAAATATACAACACGTCCATGGTAGCGTATTTCtaatacaagaaataaaattgtttgCGTTTGTGTATCGGCATCTTCTATCATCATTTGAATTGTAGGAGAGGCATCTCTAGAAGAAAGCTTTTGAGTGGTTTTCTCTGGGACGGTGGATCGAGAATTCCACATGTGCTTTGATAGATGCCGAGTTATATTAGTAGGAAGATGGAGACTCACTCCTGTGTCTCCATCTACATGCTGCTACCAGGTTTCCACACAGACTCTTATCAGCAACCACAAAGGGAGTTAACAGATCTCTTCcgcaaaaataatttcaaagacGACTTGTACTGCATTTGAGAAACAGAAACTAGTCAGtggaaatatttgataatgAGAAAGAATAGCAATTCAATGATGCTTATGGAGTAAGAGGTGAGCATCAATAAAAGCGGAAACACTTTGAGCAAGTCTACTCAGAAGATGTTCTTAACTAAATAAAAGGGTTAAGTAGTAGGACTTTGTCTTTTTAATGCAGAACCAATCATCAGATTAGCTTAATTAATCTTtgctaaaactttttaaatgatCTGCCACCAAGCCCCAAAGAATATGGATAGTGATTCAACTGTTCCGAGATCCCACTGGCAATATCATCCTGGCAACTTATCAGTGTCTCAGTTTACCATAATGTTCGACTTAATATTTCATCTATATGCTAATTCCTTTTGGTGGATATAGATGGAATTATAAACAAttagctttgaaaaaaaaaaaagcaactaaAATTAATCGTATAATATATCATATGTGGAGAGACAGAGGACTATATTACATCAGCCTAGAAAAACTCGAGCATACACTTCATTATATGCTACCTACCTTCCTCTTTGGGGATATTAGGCTGATCAATCAAGAGTTGTTGCAGCGCACCAAGATCACTGGAACTGCAATATAGCCAAGCCAGTATGTTTATAACCCTTGGATTGTAAAGTCATTAGCAGACATACGAAGATATCTGCATGCATGAATGCAAAAACAcgtaaaataaacaaaaggacAGGAAAATACGTTATAAATATATAGTACATTATAACCTAGGATCAATAGGAAGATGGGGAATAGGGCCGATGTTAAGGAAAAACGTATTAGCTATTTCTTCTCTTCTGTATTTGTTCTACAAAAGCTCAAAAGTGACTAAGATCTAGTGCTAAGTACGTTTTTCCACTCAGATTTCATATCTAAACCTTAAGATATCCACAAATGTAATTCACAACAGAAGTTTCCTGAGAATTCAAGAGAAATCATTTTAAGAAATGAATCTCGATGTACCTGAGTAATACAATTCACAACAGAAGTTCCctaagaattgaagagaaataaaGTTGTTCTCATTTTAAAGAATGGAACTCGGCGTACCTGGGTTTCAAGGTGAGTGCTGAAAGTGCTGAAACAACTGATGATTTAAGCAGGTATCTGCCAGAAAATCAGATGAGCTATTCTGATTTCAACAATACCACTACTCCAAACACGATAATGCAACACATTGTTGGATGCTACTAATTAGACGATCGGCATATCAAGATAAATCATGCCTCCCAATTGCTATAACTGATCTACCATTGATGCTTACAACAATCTTGGTTCGTGTAATTTCATATGCACCctttttatattgcagtaacaTTCATTTAAAAGAGTTTTGTCATATAAAAGGCCACTTGAACACAAAAATCTTTGACTCGAGCAAGCACTCAGACAAGAAAGAATAGCCAAAGCCATGTACAGATTTTAGACAAAAGAATGAAATTTTGTCAAGTTCTCAGACTGAAGCATATCAAAGGCCACTTGAACACACAAAATTATTTGACCCGACCAAGCACTCATACAAGAAAGAATAGCCAAACCTATGTAAAGATTTTAGACAAAAGAACATCACATACTCAGCCTGATGCATTTCATGAAGAATCATAAGCCCATCTAGACAGTCAGCAAGACATGGTTTAATCCCAATTCGTTGCCGCAATTGTTTCGCATTCAACTGATTAGAACCTCCACCCCCTTTAACTAACTGTCTACCATCCCTATACATCTTCTCAATTGTCAAAACCACACCGCGAAACTCTTCCCTGCAAAATATGTGTGTGCATATAAATTCGACCcaagaaatgaaatttataaaaaagttgagaaatttaacaagaaaaagaaaaatacaaagtcTTATTCATGGAAAGCAAAATGGTCTGCAAAGACTCGAGCTGCTTTCTCACCACTGCATCTACAATTCCATCCACACTCTTCAAATTACCATAATTATTACAATCTCCAATCACCTaatcatcataattaaaaacagataatttcaaaattgtaatctaattttaacaataattaacaaactaattatcataacaacaacaattacCTTTAACCTCTCAGTAATAGCAGAAGCGTTACTAAATTGAGAGATTAATCGAGATTGAAGCTGTTCCCATTCCTCCATTAATCCTCTCACTTTTCTAAATCTTTGCTGATATTTCTTCACCAATCCCTCCATGGCTAAAAGCTTCAAACTTTAAACCCCATATCCACCACGACGACGAGAGCGGCTTTTTAAACCACTTGAATAACTTCCAAAACGTCGCCGTCTGGTCTCacattttttaatatcacaaaACACCCCCTAAACTTCTAAACATTGCAATAACTCCCACAAACTTTAGATTGCATTTTATCTTCGATCCGATCCAGAATCCAATCAGAAACAATTATAGCAGCTCAGAAACCGAGGAAGAAGCTCCAGCTCTCTCTGatggaagaacaagaagaagcaaCGGGCTTTGAAATCGTACCAAAAGTCGTAGGAGATGAAGATGTTCTACGATTCATGGATTCGACGGATAGCTATTTGACTCTGCTAGATTCCTTATCTTCTACCCTTCGCCAGGTAAActgtattattaatattttttttgtaatatattaataattaatctagattctagtttaattttgataaaatggAGACTAAATTTCGATGATCATGGCTATATTTCTAATTAGGTGTGCAGTTTCtgtataaaaattagaaattgagATGAATTTGTGGTGGTTTTAGGGATGGCTGGATTTAGCGATTGCTCGGCAGTCGATGGGGGCTTCACGAATAAATGGGGCTTTATTGGACCATAAATTACACTCCGCTGCCACTTCAGTTCAAGTAGATCAAGAAGATGGTATGATAtaatggctatatatatatatatattaattaaatcatatttgtttttatttttcatgagatTATTTGGTGGTATAGTTGATTCTATGGAGGCTCAACCGCGCTTTATCTTGCGTAAATGGGCATCAGTGGCTGATGGAAAACAGTGTTACGAGGAGCAGAAATTGGGAGAGGATAAGTTGCCAGGGAAATCTGGCAGTTTACAGCTCCGACATCGCGGCGATTCCCAGCTTTCTGGTATTATGTTGTTTCCCTATACATGGAAGTTGATTGTAGTTGTGTTTTGTAAGCGATGTAAATGTGTGTAAAATGGAAGTGTTTCTTAACCAGTTATGGGGGATAATTATCTGTTGCTTTTTGGAgctgtttgtaattttttaatgatatctcCTTGGTGGGCTCGGTATTGTTCTTCCGATTTGTGTGTGCAGAAGAAAAAACCTCCGAGAGTGGAGCTCAACTTGACGTTGATGACCAAGTGGGTGTCTTATAGATTTTGTTGGTTTTGGATTGAATTTGGTGGTATAATTCGATATCTACTGCTTATTGAAATGTAAATGAGCTCAAAGGAGTTGTTTTGTgttttcgattttttttcttgtaggtTCAAAAGGAGCGAGCCAAATTACTGTCTATGTTTGGGACTCTGATTTCCCCAAAGCTTCGAGCTGCCCAGTTGTCGTTTGAGACAGGTGCATGACTAAACACAAATTGGCTATGGCAATAGTGAAAACTAAGTGTCTGACCAATTCTGAAAGTTCAATTGTTGTGCAGCGCTGGAGACACTTGTAAAAATAGCAAACATGCGATCCGCAATGCTATCCTCTTATGATAGAGTCCGCAAAGAACTAGATCACCAAAAGGATGACATGGTGTCTGTTCCTTCAGGTATCTGTAATTATGACTTTGAAATTATTGATTGCTCTTGCTCATTGCCCCATACCCTTGGATATCTGGCCACATGTTAGTATTAGAGAAATGCCCATGACACTTGTGGTGTCCAACACCCAAAACCACAGTGGCAGCGCGGCGCACAAATTACACACCATTGGCCCTAGCAACTATGCGCATGCATGATTTGCTCCTGTCCACTGGATCAGGATAGGGGAGTTGGACACCAACTAGCATCCGTAGCAATCTTCTGAATTACCTCCCCCAGAAAGAAACAAAGGCCTTGGTGGCATTTTTGCTTTTGCCTCACTgaatgccccccccccccccccccccccccttcccGCCCCTTGCCAAGAGTTCGTGGAAAGGTGAAGCAAAGCATTCTCTTGCTATCCCAACCTTTAGCTTCTAGATGCTGCCCTCTCTTGCTTGATGTTGATTTAGCCTGCGGCGAGGATCCTGTATCCAGCATCCTAACCTAAAAAAAGCACATCAAAACCTCTTCCTTGTATAGGTTAGAGCTATGAAGCTTACCTTATTATTAGAGAGAGGTGAAGGGGCTTTTTCAACTGGTGTGCAGGTTTGGAAAACCATTTTGCCTAGTGAACTTTTTAtaccatgaagctgccacttttttttcttatgtgcTGGCATTAAacccaattttttattaacattcaTCTCAGCAGATTTGGTGATCAGACTCGTAGCTTGTGTTTCTGCAGGTCGTCTATGATGTTGAAAGATGTGCAACTAAGGGATTCTTTGGGTTGCCAATAGATGTGTGATTAAAGGATGCAATTGCCCAGGTAATGACCACTAAGGATCATAGATGCGGGTCTTTCAAGAAGAAAGCACCAAAGAGAGGAGCTGGAGAATCCTATTGGAGCTTCCTTCCAATTTGATGCAGAATTGAATTCTTTGCTCTTCATCCATTGTGGCTTCTTTTACACCCATATTTTACCATTTTGTAGTTGAGCTCAATAATCTcacaattttgtttctttgtttttttttctttttaatggatTTATTGTCTGAGAAATCTGGCCACGTCATGTGAGAATTTCTGCCCAGAAATCACTTGTATCATATCTAATGCACCCTTATCTCTCTCGTCGTTCCCTCTA is drawn from Populus nigra chromosome 5, ddPopNigr1.1, whole genome shotgun sequence and contains these coding sequences:
- the LOC133694559 gene encoding U-box domain-containing protein 44-like: MAESWDGSYGHGSQSDESYQFERLHVEPIYDAFVCPLTKQVMSDPVTLENGHTFEREAIEKWFKECRESGRKLVCPLTQKELRSTELNPSMALRNTIEEWTARNEAVQLDTARRSLNPGSPESDVLHSLTYIQYMCHKSRSNKNAVRNADLIPMVVEMLKSTSRRVRCKALETLQIVVEDDADNKAILAEGDNVRTIVKFLSHEQSIEREEAVSLLLELSKSEALCEKIGSVNGAILILVGMISSKSENLSTVEKADKTLGNLEKCENNVRQMAENGRLRPLLNQILEGPPETKLSMASYLGELVMNNDVKVLVARTVGSSLINIMRSGNMQSREAALKALNQISFHEASAKVLIEAGILPPLVKDLFTVGTNQLPMRLKEVAATILANVVNSGDDFDLIPVGPDHHSLVSEDMVHNLLHLISNTGPAIECKLLQVLVGLTSSSSTVLNVVAAIKSSGAINSLVQFIEAPQRDLRVASIKLLQKVSPHMGQELADALCGVVGQLGSLFKVVAENIGITEEQAAAIGLLAELPERDLGLTRQMLDESSFPLIISRVVKIQQGEIRSARFMTPFFEGLVRVLSRVTFVLADEPDAIKLAREYNLAALFIQLLQSNGLDNVQMVSAMALENLAQESKNLTRLPELPPPNLCASIFSCFSKQPVITGSCRLHGGTCSLKETFCLLEGQAVENLVALLDHTNEKVVEAALAAISTLLDDGVDIEQGVAVLCEAEGVRPILDVLLEKRTENLRRRAVWAAERLLRTDDIAYDVSGDPNVSTALVDAFQHADYRTRQIAERALKHVDKIPNFSGIYPNTGQTAF
- the LOC133694562 gene encoding uncharacterized protein At5g43822, encoding MEGLVKKYQQRFRKVRGLMEEWEQLQSRLISQFSNASAITERLKVIGDCNNYGNLKSVDGIVDAVVRKQLESLQTILLSMNKTLEEFRGVVLTIEKMYRDGRQLVKGGGGSNQLNAKQLRQRIGIKPCLADCLDGLMILHEMHQAEYLLKSSVVSALSALTLKPSSSDLGALQQLLIDQPNIPKEEVQVVFEIIFAEEIC
- the LOC133694561 gene encoding uncharacterized protein LOC133694561 isoform X1; amino-acid sequence: MEEQEEATGFEIVPKVVGDEDVLRFMDSTDSYLTLLDSLSSTLRQGWLDLAIARQSMGASRINGALLDHKLHSAATSVQVDQEDVDSMEAQPRFILRKWASVADGKQCYEEQKLGEDKLPGKSGSLQLRHRGDSQLSEEKTSESGAQLDVDDQVQKERAKLLSMFGTLISPKLRAAQLSFETALETLVKIANMRSAMLSSYDRVRKELDHQKDDMVSVPSADLVIRLVACVSAGRL
- the LOC133694561 gene encoding uncharacterized protein LOC133694561 isoform X2, with product MEEQEEATGFEIVPKVVGDEDVLRFMDSTDSYLTLLDSLSSTLRQGWLDLAIARQSMGASRINGALLDHKLHSAATSVQVDQEDVDSMEAQPRFILRKWASVADGKQCYEEQKLGEDKLPGKSGSLQLRHRGDSQLSEEKTSESGAQLDVDDQVQKERAKLLSMFGTLISPKLRAAQLSFETALETLVKIANMRSAMLSSYDRVRKELDHQKDDMVSVPSACVSAGRL
- the LOC133694561 gene encoding uncharacterized protein LOC133694561 isoform X3, whose product is MEEQEEATGFEIVPKVVGDEDVLRFMDSTDSYLTLLDSLSSTLRQGWLDLAIARQSMGASRINGALLDHKLHSAATSVQVDQEDVDSMEAQPRFILRKWASVADGKQCYEEQKLGEDKLPGKSGSLQLRHRGDSQLSEEKTSESGAQLDVDDQVQKERAKLLSMFGTLISPKLRAAQLSFETALETLVKIANMRSAMLSSYDRVRKELDHQKDDMVSVPSGRL